A region from the Halobellus litoreus genome encodes:
- a CDS encoding disulfide bond formation protein B has translation MPTRTRSLLALGTLVAAVGTAGSLYFSLGLGLVPCELCWYQRILLYPLTVVLGVATLDDRPRVARTVLPLSGLGVVVAAYHVLLQLRPTLEATCSVGGGCSSILYPMAGGLLTIPRLSLTAFVLVTALTLGAWAARQGDRS, from the coding sequence GTGCCCACACGGACCCGATCACTGCTCGCTCTGGGGACGCTCGTCGCGGCGGTCGGAACGGCCGGGAGCCTCTACTTCAGCCTGGGGTTGGGGCTCGTCCCCTGCGAACTCTGCTGGTACCAGCGGATCCTGCTGTACCCCCTGACCGTCGTTCTCGGGGTTGCGACGCTCGACGACCGCCCGCGGGTGGCGCGCACCGTCCTGCCACTTTCGGGACTCGGCGTCGTCGTCGCGGCGTACCACGTGCTGTTGCAACTCCGCCCGACGCTGGAAGCGACCTGCTCGGTCGGCGGCGGCTGTTCGTCGATCCTCTACCCGATGGCGGGCGGGCTCCTCACGATACCGCGGCTGTCGCTGACGGCGTTCGTCCTCGTGACGGCGCTCACGCTCGGAGCGTGGGCCGCGCGGCAAGGAGACAGATCGTAA
- the udk gene encoding uridine kinase gives MSIPSFVIGIAGGTGAGKTTIARLITQNVGDSVTRIPIDNYYEDQSHLELDEREDVNYDHPSAFEWELLRTQLSTLLEGQPIEMPTYDFEIHNRTDETTRVEPTDVVILEGIFALYDEEINEMLDLRLYVETDADVRIIRRIQRDVIERGRDLEGVIEQYLSTVKPMHEQFVEPTKKHADLVVPEGANSVAVNLLAEKIHAEVGGTAGRDWERTVTEEALADQLVVDPDD, from the coding sequence ATGAGCATCCCCTCGTTCGTCATCGGGATCGCGGGCGGCACCGGTGCGGGGAAGACGACGATCGCGCGCCTCATCACGCAGAACGTCGGCGACTCCGTCACGCGGATTCCGATAGACAACTACTACGAAGATCAGAGCCATCTCGAGCTCGACGAGCGCGAGGACGTGAACTACGATCACCCCTCCGCGTTCGAGTGGGAACTCCTCAGGACGCAGCTCTCGACGCTTCTGGAGGGCCAGCCGATCGAGATGCCGACGTACGACTTCGAGATCCACAACCGGACCGACGAGACGACCCGCGTCGAACCGACTGATGTCGTCATCCTCGAGGGGATCTTCGCGCTCTACGACGAGGAGATCAACGAGATGCTGGACCTGCGGCTCTACGTCGAGACCGACGCCGACGTCCGCATCATCCGGCGCATTCAGCGGGACGTCATCGAACGCGGTCGCGATCTCGAGGGCGTCATCGAGCAGTACCTCTCGACGGTCAAGCCGATGCACGAACAGTTCGTCGAACCTACGAAGAAACACGCCGACCTCGTCGTCCCCGAGGGCGCCAACAGCGTCGCGGTGAATCTGCTCGCAGAGAAGATCCACGCCGAGGTCGGCGGCACGGCCGGCCGCGACTGGGAACGAACGGTGACCGAGGAAGCGCTCGCCGACCAGCTCGTCGTCGATCCCGACGACTGA
- a CDS encoding UPF0179 family protein, translating into MTQVTLIGDRLASPGTEFVYEGESAACEGCPYRQQCLNLTEGVRYEVTDVRENGQLLDCAVHDTGVRAVEVEPASITANVASKGAYAGSKVELPGPCPHTECPSHEYCVPEGASFDAEYRIEEVVGDPPHEFCYLDRDLTLVELEPPEQ; encoded by the coding sequence ATGACTCAGGTCACGCTCATCGGCGACCGTCTCGCGTCTCCTGGGACGGAGTTCGTCTACGAGGGCGAGTCGGCGGCGTGCGAGGGCTGTCCCTACCGACAGCAGTGCCTGAACCTCACCGAGGGCGTCCGCTACGAGGTGACAGACGTCCGCGAGAACGGACAGCTACTCGACTGCGCCGTCCACGACACCGGCGTCCGCGCCGTCGAGGTCGAACCCGCGTCGATCACCGCAAACGTCGCCTCGAAGGGGGCCTACGCCGGTAGCAAGGTAGAGCTTCCGGGACCGTGCCCGCACACGGAGTGTCCGAGCCACGAGTACTGCGTCCCGGAGGGCGCGAGCTTCGACGCCGAGTACCGGATCGAGGAGGTCGTCGGCGACCCGCCCCACGAGTTCTGTTACCTGGATCGGGACCTGACGCTCGTCGAACTCGAACCGCCCGAGCAGTAA
- a CDS encoding DUF309 domain-containing protein, whose amino-acid sequence MNDHTRDDTVGPPTSGEPTGWDPTRATSNGWEHGTLRRATVHGVRLYNAREFHASHDCFEDEWYNYGSGTTESAFLHGMVQVAAGAYKHFDFGDDGGMRSLFRTALQYLRGVPDDYYGVDVADVRATLDAALADPTVLEEWQIELDGSEPEADHLDREYAERLD is encoded by the coding sequence GTGAACGACCACACCCGCGACGACACCGTCGGGCCGCCGACCTCAGGGGAGCCGACCGGCTGGGACCCGACGCGTGCGACGTCGAACGGGTGGGAACACGGAACGCTTCGCCGCGCCACCGTTCACGGCGTTCGGCTGTACAACGCCCGGGAGTTCCACGCCTCCCACGACTGCTTCGAGGACGAGTGGTACAACTACGGCTCCGGGACGACCGAGAGCGCCTTCCTCCACGGGATGGTCCAGGTCGCCGCCGGCGCGTACAAGCACTTCGACTTCGGTGATGACGGCGGGATGCGGTCGCTGTTCCGGACGGCGCTGCAGTACCTCCGCGGCGTGCCGGACGATTACTACGGCGTCGACGTCGCCGACGTCCGCGCCACGCTCGACGCGGCGCTGGCGGATCCGACAGTCTTGGAAGAGTGGCAGATCGAACTCGACGGGTCGGAGCCAGAAGCGGACCACCTGGATCGCGAGTACGCCGAGCGGCTGGACTGA
- a CDS encoding succinylglutamate desuccinylase/aspartoacylase domain-containing protein — MRIYELGEGTPEVAVVGSVHGDEPCGQRAIERFVAGEPSVERPVKLVVANEEALDAGLRYLDEDLNRAFPGDPKAESHEGRLAHDLVRELRGKTVLSLHSTQSYAEPFALVDEVDAVSRAICPHLPMEYLVETGPFSTGRLIDHAHTIEVECGLQGSEEAATNAYWILRAFLSATGVLPAPVEGDVEPPLSLHRRDEDEVTVFRLLDQIPKNPAEEYRIFVDNFQRVAPGDTVAAADGDAYSADDEFYPVLLSAHGYEDVFGYAADRLGTLA, encoded by the coding sequence ATGCGAATCTACGAACTCGGGGAGGGGACACCCGAGGTCGCCGTCGTCGGATCGGTTCACGGAGACGAACCCTGCGGACAGCGCGCGATCGAGCGCTTCGTCGCGGGCGAGCCGTCGGTCGAGCGCCCGGTCAAGCTCGTCGTCGCGAACGAGGAGGCGCTCGACGCCGGCCTTCGCTACCTCGACGAGGACCTCAATCGGGCGTTCCCGGGCGACCCGAAGGCCGAGTCGCACGAGGGCCGACTGGCACACGACCTCGTCCGCGAACTCCGCGGGAAGACGGTGCTCTCGCTGCACTCGACGCAGTCGTACGCCGAACCCTTCGCCCTCGTCGACGAGGTCGACGCGGTGTCGAGAGCGATCTGTCCGCACCTCCCGATGGAGTACCTCGTCGAGACGGGACCGTTCTCGACCGGCCGGCTCATCGACCACGCGCACACGATCGAAGTCGAGTGCGGACTGCAAGGCAGCGAGGAGGCCGCGACGAACGCCTACTGGATCCTGCGGGCGTTCCTGTCTGCGACGGGCGTTCTCCCCGCGCCGGTCGAGGGCGACGTCGAACCGCCGCTGTCGCTCCACCGCCGCGACGAAGACGAGGTGACGGTCTTCCGACTCTTGGATCAGATCCCCAAGAATCCCGCCGAGGAGTACCGGATCTTCGTCGACAACTTCCAGCGGGTGGCCCCGGGCGACACAGTCGCCGCCGCGGACGGAGACGCCTACAGCGCCGACGACGAGTTCTACCCGGTGTTGCTCTCGGCGCACGGCTACGAGGACGTGTTCGGCTACGCGGCCGATCGGCTCGGGACGCTCGCGTAG
- a CDS encoding ABC transporter ATP-binding protein, translating into MSADTEPDSTPSESAAAVSQETIPDREDQALLEVRDLDAGYGDLQILTDVDLDVADGEYVTIVGPNGAGKSTVMKSVFGLTNHMGGTVIFDGEDITGLRPEEIIHEGVGYVPQNDNIFSSLTVRENLEMGAYILDSVPQDALDAVFERFPILEERETQKAGTMSGGQQQMLAMGRALMLDPSLLLLDEPSAGLAPDLVDDMFDRIDAINDDGTAVLMVEQNAKEALRRCDRGYVLANGQNRYMDDGDVLLNDEQVRRDFLGG; encoded by the coding sequence ATGAGCGCCGACACCGAACCGGATTCGACGCCCTCCGAGTCGGCTGCGGCCGTGTCTCAGGAGACAATCCCGGACCGGGAGGATCAGGCACTTCTCGAAGTCCGCGACCTCGACGCCGGCTACGGCGACCTCCAGATCCTGACGGACGTCGATCTGGACGTCGCCGACGGCGAGTACGTCACCATCGTGGGGCCCAACGGCGCGGGCAAGTCCACGGTGATGAAGTCAGTCTTCGGCCTCACGAACCATATGGGCGGCACCGTGATCTTCGACGGCGAGGACATCACGGGGCTCCGTCCCGAGGAGATCATCCACGAGGGCGTCGGCTACGTTCCGCAGAACGACAACATCTTTTCCTCGCTGACGGTCCGTGAGAACCTGGAGATGGGCGCGTACATCCTCGATTCGGTCCCGCAGGACGCCCTCGACGCCGTGTTCGAGCGGTTTCCGATCCTCGAAGAGCGAGAGACGCAGAAGGCCGGGACGATGTCCGGCGGCCAACAGCAGATGCTCGCGATGGGTCGTGCGCTGATGCTCGACCCGTCGCTGCTCCTGCTCGATGAGCCCTCCGCTGGACTCGCTCCGGACCTCGTCGACGATATGTTCGACCGGATCGACGCGATCAACGACGACGGGACGGCCGTCCTGATGGTCGAACAGAACGCCAAGGAGGCGTTGCGGCGGTGCGACCGCGGCTACGTCCTCGCGAACGGACAGAACCGGTATATGGACGACGGCGACGTCCTCCTGAACGACGAGCAGGTCCGGCGGGACTTCCTGGGCGGGTAG
- a CDS encoding branched-chain amino acid ABC transporter permease, with the protein MGIAETYTRGRQFAITRPGSVLLALVGVVLLFDLVAGLATGEHSFSGIGSLVWDGLMRGLVVGLAGIGLSMTYSILNFANFAHGDYITAGAFSGWATTYLVAGFGRADVGALLLVGAGGSVFGGTLGIGVTTTPLAVVAGILVAGVATVALALFVDRTTFRPIRDADGITLLITSVGVAFALRYLMQFVFGSDVRGTTSQPPAIALYLVDGAVRVNAHDIALVVVAGSLMLGVHLLLQMTKLGKAMRAMADNEDLAQITGIPTERVIRAVWVIGGGLTGMAGYMFILWKGTLGFNDGWLLLLLIFAAVILGGIGSIYGAIVGGLAIGLTASVSIIWIPSAFARAAAFFVMIVLLLVKPEGLFSGRSTA; encoded by the coding sequence ATGGGTATCGCCGAGACATACACACGCGGACGTCAGTTCGCGATCACGCGGCCAGGCTCCGTTCTGCTGGCCCTCGTCGGAGTCGTTCTGCTGTTCGACCTCGTTGCCGGTCTCGCAACCGGAGAGCACTCGTTCAGCGGGATCGGCTCGCTCGTGTGGGACGGGCTGATGCGCGGGCTGGTGGTCGGTCTCGCGGGCATCGGGCTTTCCATGACGTACAGCATTCTGAACTTCGCGAACTTCGCGCACGGGGACTACATCACTGCGGGCGCGTTCTCCGGGTGGGCGACGACGTACCTCGTCGCGGGGTTCGGCCGCGCCGACGTGGGCGCGCTGTTGCTCGTCGGTGCGGGCGGATCGGTGTTCGGGGGCACGCTCGGGATCGGGGTCACGACGACGCCGCTCGCGGTCGTCGCCGGCATTCTCGTCGCCGGGGTGGCTACGGTCGCGCTGGCGTTGTTCGTCGACCGCACGACGTTCCGCCCGATCCGTGACGCCGACGGGATCACGCTGCTCATCACGAGCGTCGGCGTCGCGTTCGCGCTCCGGTATCTGATGCAGTTCGTCTTCGGGTCTGACGTCCGCGGCACGACGTCGCAACCGCCGGCGATCGCGCTGTATCTCGTCGACGGCGCGGTCCGGGTCAACGCCCACGACATCGCGCTCGTCGTCGTCGCCGGCAGCCTGATGCTCGGCGTACACCTTCTCCTGCAGATGACCAAACTCGGGAAGGCGATGCGGGCGATGGCCGACAACGAGGACCTCGCCCAGATCACGGGGATCCCGACCGAACGGGTCATCCGCGCGGTGTGGGTGATCGGCGGCGGCCTCACCGGGATGGCGGGCTATATGTTCATCCTCTGGAAGGGCACGCTCGGGTTCAACGACGGGTGGCTGCTGTTGCTCTTGATCTTCGCGGCGGTCATCCTCGGCGGGATCGGCTCGATCTACGGCGCGATCGTCGGCGGTCTCGCGATCGGGCTCACGGCGTCGGTCTCGATCATCTGGATCCCCTCGGCGTTCGCCCGCGCGGCCGCGTTCTTCGTGATGATCGTCCTCCTCCTGGTGAAGCCCGAGGGACTGTTCTCCGGGAGGTCGACAGCATGA
- a CDS encoding dipeptide epimerase codes for MLSTEFERLSLPLADAFTISRGTQEVAENVVVRITDGGGMTGVGAAAPVGHYGETPETVEAVLPDLLAVVESVGDAHATERIERELRGVVEGNPAARAAVEIALHDLAAKRLGVPLYRQWGLDPERVPKTSFTIGLDATERMREKTRKAIEDGYDVLKVKLGTDRDEEIVAAVREAAPDASIRVDANEAWTPREAVRMTERLDAYDVEFVEQPVPASDPDGLKFVYERSALPIAADESCVTLPDVPAIADRTDIVNLKLMKTGGLTEAKRMVHAARAHGLEVMLGCMIETNAAIAAACHLAPLVDYADLDGALLLDDDEYEGVPIDGSEIRLAGVDRAGTGARRT; via the coding sequence ATGCTCTCGACCGAGTTCGAGCGGCTCTCGCTCCCGCTCGCGGACGCGTTCACCATCTCCCGCGGGACCCAGGAGGTCGCCGAGAACGTCGTCGTCCGGATCACCGACGGCGGCGGGATGACTGGCGTCGGGGCCGCCGCCCCGGTGGGCCACTACGGCGAGACGCCGGAGACGGTCGAAGCCGTGCTGCCGGACCTGCTTGCCGTCGTCGAGTCAGTCGGCGACGCGCACGCGACCGAACGGATCGAGCGCGAACTGCGCGGCGTCGTCGAAGGCAATCCGGCGGCGCGTGCCGCGGTCGAGATCGCGCTGCACGACCTCGCCGCGAAGCGACTCGGCGTTCCGCTGTACCGCCAGTGGGGGCTCGACCCCGAGCGGGTGCCGAAAACCTCGTTCACGATCGGCCTCGACGCGACCGAGCGGATGCGCGAGAAGACGCGTAAGGCGATCGAGGACGGCTACGACGTCCTGAAAGTGAAACTCGGAACCGATCGCGACGAGGAAATCGTCGCCGCCGTCCGTGAGGCGGCCCCCGACGCCAGCATCCGCGTCGACGCCAACGAGGCGTGGACGCCGCGGGAGGCGGTCCGGATGACCGAACGACTCGACGCGTACGACGTCGAGTTCGTCGAACAGCCCGTTCCCGCGAGCGACCCGGATGGGCTCAAATTCGTCTACGAGCGGTCGGCGCTCCCCATCGCGGCCGACGAGTCCTGCGTGACGCTTCCGGACGTGCCCGCGATCGCCGACCGAACGGATATCGTGAACCTGAAGCTGATGAAAACCGGCGGCCTCACGGAGGCGAAGCGGATGGTCCACGCCGCGCGGGCGCACGGACTGGAGGTGATGCTCGGCTGTATGATCGAGACGAACGCGGCCATCGCGGCCGCGTGTCACCTCGCGCCGCTCGTCGACTACGCGGACCTCGACGGCGCGCTGTTGCTCGACGACGACGAGTACGAGGGCGTGCCGATCGACGGCAGCGAGATCCGACTCGCCGGGGTCGACCGCGCGGGAACCGGCGCGCGGCGGACGTAG
- a CDS encoding ABC transporter substrate-binding protein yields MARDIVRRRFLKRVGAAGAIGATGLAGCIGSPDDGGDGGGDSGDGGGDGGGDGDSGGDGGGDSGGDGGGSGGGPGGLVVIGYPESGIQLFRDYYSQSDGSEEILVPDGLRDGSMPGQVGNDMENVTGTAPAAGGPNQEAFNSLFQDEYGSSPGVFTSQSYDSVALQLLANAAAGENSGTAIRDQMRRIANPGGMEVTPDNLVEGIEAAANGDDVNYQGASSSTNFNEAGDPASAAYAIWEFNADEGAAENIEVQNFEGENPDGAGPAADSGPGGSDREMSVGILLPETGDLASVGAPMIQAAQLPAQQVNEANPAGLSVNAQVEDTQTSPSAGTAAAESLVSAGVPSVCGSASSGVNVPVSQEVFIPNEVVGCSPSSTALSVTNLEDNDYIFRTAPSDILQGRVMAQVMSERLGVDTVSTLYVNNDYGQQLSERFSSVFEDTFDGEVYRQVAFNIGESSYSSVISNALSAPDS; encoded by the coding sequence ATGGCACGTGATATCGTACGTCGTAGATTTTTGAAACGGGTCGGTGCAGCGGGAGCGATCGGTGCGACCGGACTCGCCGGGTGTATCGGGAGCCCCGACGACGGCGGCGACGGTGGCGGTGACAGCGGCGACGGTGGTGGCGACGGCGGCGGAGACGGAGACAGCGGCGGCGACGGCGGTGGCGACAGTGGCGGCGACGGCGGCGGCTCCGGAGGCGGCCCGGGCGGCCTGGTCGTCATCGGCTACCCCGAAAGCGGCATCCAACTGTTCCGCGACTACTACAGCCAGTCGGACGGGAGCGAAGAGATTCTCGTCCCCGACGGTCTCAGAGACGGATCGATGCCGGGGCAGGTCGGCAACGATATGGAGAACGTGACCGGGACAGCGCCGGCGGCGGGCGGCCCGAACCAGGAGGCGTTCAACTCCCTCTTCCAGGACGAGTACGGCTCCTCGCCGGGCGTGTTCACCTCCCAGTCGTACGACTCTGTCGCGCTACAACTGCTCGCGAACGCGGCCGCGGGTGAGAACTCCGGGACCGCGATCCGCGATCAGATGCGCCGGATCGCCAACCCCGGCGGGATGGAGGTCACGCCGGATAACCTCGTCGAGGGCATCGAGGCGGCCGCGAACGGCGACGACGTGAACTATCAGGGCGCCTCGTCGTCGACGAACTTCAACGAGGCCGGCGACCCGGCATCGGCCGCGTACGCCATCTGGGAGTTCAACGCAGACGAGGGCGCCGCAGAGAACATCGAAGTGCAGAACTTCGAGGGGGAGAACCCCGACGGAGCGGGTCCCGCGGCCGACAGCGGCCCCGGCGGGAGCGACCGCGAGATGTCCGTGGGGATCCTGCTGCCGGAGACGGGCGACCTCGCTTCCGTCGGCGCGCCGATGATCCAGGCCGCACAGCTCCCGGCCCAGCAGGTCAACGAGGCCAACCCGGCCGGACTCTCGGTCAACGCGCAGGTCGAAGACACCCAGACCTCGCCGAGCGCGGGGACCGCCGCGGCCGAATCGCTCGTGAGCGCGGGCGTCCCAAGCGTCTGTGGGTCCGCCTCCTCGGGCGTGAACGTGCCCGTCTCACAGGAAGTGTTCATCCCGAACGAGGTCGTCGGCTGCTCGCCGTCGTCCACGGCGCTGTCGGTGACGAACCTCGAGGACAACGACTACATCTTCCGGACCGCGCCCTCGGACATACTCCAGGGACGCGTGATGGCGCAGGTGATGTCCGAACGGCTCGGCGTCGACACCGTCTCGACGCTGTACGTCAACAACGACTACGGCCAGCAGCTCTCCGAGCGCTTCAGCAGCGTGTTCGAAGACACGTTCGACGGAGAGGTGTACCGACAGGTCGCGTTCAACATCGGCGAGTCCTCGTACTCCTCGGTGATCAGCAACGCGCTGTCGGCCCCGGACAGCTAA
- a CDS encoding ABC transporter ATP-binding protein, which translates to MSDSDVTNVDGGAAGDDGPNADAAGAPTTGSTSLDLGSGGPNVSEEYPLQVEALRKSFGGITAVDDASFRVKQGSLTGLIGPNGAGKSTTFNLITGMLQPDSGTVTFDGEDITGQRPHAIANKGLVRTFQIARELQEMTVLENLMLAPKGQRGEALWRSVTPGFRDTVVEQETELLERVWNVLEFFDIDHIAEEYAGNLSGGQRKLLEMARALLTDPDMLLLDEPFAGVNPSLEKRLLQHIHELREEGYTFLLVEHDMDLIMENCERVIVLHQGRVLTEGSPDEIQANEEVIEAYLGGNV; encoded by the coding sequence ATGAGTGATTCCGACGTCACGAACGTCGACGGCGGCGCTGCAGGTGACGACGGTCCCAACGCGGACGCTGCCGGCGCGCCGACGACCGGATCGACCAGCCTGGACCTCGGCTCCGGCGGTCCGAACGTCAGTGAAGAGTATCCGCTTCAGGTCGAGGCGTTACGCAAGTCATTCGGCGGGATCACCGCCGTCGACGACGCCTCGTTCCGGGTCAAACAGGGAAGCCTCACCGGCCTCATCGGCCCCAACGGCGCGGGGAAGTCGACGACGTTCAACCTCATCACCGGGATGTTGCAACCCGACTCCGGGACTGTGACCTTCGACGGCGAGGACATCACCGGACAGCGGCCACACGCCATCGCGAACAAGGGGCTCGTCCGGACGTTCCAGATCGCACGCGAACTGCAGGAGATGACCGTCCTGGAGAACCTGATGCTGGCTCCGAAGGGCCAGCGCGGGGAAGCGCTCTGGCGGTCGGTCACGCCCGGCTTCCGCGACACAGTCGTCGAACAGGAGACGGAACTCCTCGAACGGGTCTGGAACGTGCTGGAGTTCTTCGACATCGATCACATCGCCGAGGAGTACGCCGGGAACCTCTCGGGCGGACAGCGGAAACTGCTGGAGATGGCCCGGGCGCTGCTGACCGATCCCGATATGCTGCTGTTGGACGAGCCGTTCGCGGGCGTCAATCCCTCGTTGGAGAAGCGGCTTCTGCAGCACATCCACGAACTCCGCGAGGAGGGGTACACCTTCCTGCTCGTCGAACACGATATGGACCTGATTATGGAAAACTGCGAACGCGTCATCGTCCTCCACCAGGGCCGGGTCCTGACGGAGGGCTCACCGGACGAGATACAGGCGAACGAGGAAGTCATCGAGGCCTACCTCGGAGGGAACGTATGA
- a CDS encoding branched-chain amino acid ABC transporter permease, protein MSVRDDVAERIPGGDAGLIVAALLAIYAAYVLIGVGLGYSVRGQLNTIGVLTFYIGVFAMLALALNLHWGYTGLFNIGIVGFMAVGIYVMALVSKPLYESGGAAQVGGLGLPLLVGIVAGMIAAALLGALIALPALRLRADYLAIVTIAMSEIVRFSFLSGELQQFQLFGERVGFGGGSGLILDFTNPLEAFFQFFGLWDVYLGFVATFEVIIPNNPKPVVDGLVYGAVLLGFVAVYFWLLKRTGESPFGRVLKAIREDEDVANSLGKNTNRFKIKAFMLGCALMGLAGILWLMTSGAVTPNFFRPRITFFVWIALIIGGAGSNTGSVLGGAVFAALLYQGPRYLKNLIDTVIPNADAPAGFGPAIAPLISNFDPAPLFFYTIDSIRQLQLVFMGLVLIWLMHNRPEGMLGHRKETAAGIPLTASRASGSARTDGGDAGGGGDE, encoded by the coding sequence ATGAGCGTTCGCGACGACGTCGCCGAACGGATTCCGGGCGGCGACGCGGGGCTGATCGTGGCCGCGCTCCTCGCCATTTACGCCGCCTACGTGCTGATCGGCGTCGGTCTCGGCTACTCCGTCCGCGGCCAACTGAACACGATCGGCGTGCTGACCTTCTACATCGGGGTCTTCGCGATGCTCGCACTCGCGCTCAACCTCCACTGGGGGTACACCGGGCTGTTCAACATCGGTATCGTCGGGTTCATGGCCGTCGGAATCTACGTGATGGCCCTGGTCTCGAAGCCGCTGTACGAATCCGGCGGGGCGGCGCAGGTCGGGGGTCTCGGCCTGCCGCTGCTCGTCGGGATCGTCGCCGGGATGATCGCCGCCGCGCTCCTGGGGGCGCTGATCGCGTTGCCGGCGCTGCGGTTGCGGGCCGACTATCTCGCGATCGTCACGATCGCGATGTCCGAGATCGTGCGCTTCTCGTTCCTCTCGGGCGAACTGCAGCAGTTCCAGCTGTTCGGCGAGCGAGTCGGCTTCGGCGGGGGCTCGGGGCTCATCCTCGACTTCACCAACCCGCTGGAGGCGTTCTTCCAGTTCTTCGGGCTGTGGGACGTGTATCTCGGCTTCGTCGCGACCTTCGAGGTGATCATCCCCAACAACCCGAAGCCGGTCGTCGACGGCCTCGTCTACGGCGCGGTGCTCCTCGGGTTCGTCGCCGTCTACTTCTGGCTGCTCAAGCGCACCGGCGAATCGCCGTTCGGACGCGTGCTGAAAGCGATCCGAGAGGACGAGGACGTCGCCAATTCGCTGGGGAAGAACACGAACCGGTTCAAGATCAAGGCGTTCATGCTCGGCTGTGCGCTGATGGGGCTGGCAGGCATCCTCTGGCTGATGACGAGCGGAGCGGTCACGCCGAACTTCTTCCGGCCGCGGATCACCTTCTTCGTGTGGATCGCGCTCATCATCGGCGGTGCGGGCTCGAACACAGGGAGCGTCCTCGGCGGCGCGGTCTTCGCCGCGCTGCTCTACCAGGGACCGCGGTACCTGAAGAACCTCATCGACACCGTGATCCCGAACGCCGACGCGCCCGCTGGGTTCGGGCCGGCGATCGCGCCGCTCATCTCGAATTTCGACCCCGCGCCGCTGTTCTTCTACACTATCGACAGCATCCGTCAGCTCCAGCTCGTCTTTATGGGGCTCGTCCTGATCTGGCTGATGCACAACCGCCCGGAGGGGATGCTCGGCCACCGCAAGGAGACGGCCGCGGGGATTCCACTCACCGCGTCGCGGGCGAGCGGGAGCGCCCGGACCGACGGCGGCGACGCCGGAGGTGGTGGCGATGAGTGA
- a CDS encoding AIR synthase family protein, with amino-acid sequence MADFGKVDRSFFDEHIFPRLGADRDDVRLGPTHGVDFGLLDVDGTAIAIATDPVSVLPGLGFKRAGRFALDFVLADVAVSGLAPSHLAVSFTLPPSLSEASFATLWGSMHAEAADLGVSIVTGHTARYADCSFPWVGGATALGVGDFGDVIRPDGARVGDDVLVTKGPAVEATGLLTTLFPAVIELDESTLETAQERLDEATCVRDAMTAAAAGGVHAMHDATECGLFGAFVEMADGSAVRFDLSTDGIPIRPGVRETCEALGIDPWTTTTGGTLVLSVDPDHTGDVVAALESEGTPVGVAGTVESGSGVVVDGEAISHPDVDPSWAAYAELARAAGEE; translated from the coding sequence ATGGCGGATTTCGGAAAGGTCGACCGGTCGTTCTTCGACGAACACATCTTCCCCAGACTCGGTGCCGACCGCGACGACGTGCGGCTCGGTCCGACACACGGGGTCGATTTCGGCCTCCTCGACGTCGATGGGACGGCGATCGCGATCGCGACGGATCCCGTATCCGTGTTGCCGGGGCTCGGGTTCAAGCGCGCCGGCCGGTTCGCGCTGGACTTCGTCCTCGCGGACGTCGCGGTTTCGGGACTCGCCCCGTCGCATCTGGCCGTCTCGTTCACGCTGCCGCCGTCTCTCTCCGAAGCGTCGTTCGCGACGCTCTGGGGCTCGATGCACGCGGAAGCGGCCGACCTGGGCGTCTCGATCGTCACCGGCCACACCGCCCGCTACGCGGACTGTTCGTTCCCGTGGGTCGGCGGCGCGACCGCGCTCGGCGTCGGCGACTTCGGGGACGTAATCCGCCCAGACGGCGCCCGTGTCGGCGACGACGTCCTCGTGACGAAGGGCCCAGCGGTCGAGGCGACCGGACTCCTCACCACGCTGTTTCCAGCGGTGATCGAACTCGACGAATCGACGCTCGAAACGGCACAGGAACGGCTCGACGAGGCGACCTGCGTCCGCGACGCGATGACCGCTGCCGCGGCGGGCGGCGTCCACGCGATGCACGACGCGACCGAGTGCGGGCTCTTCGGGGCGTTCGTCGAAATGGCCGACGGGTCGGCGGTCAGATTCGACCTCTCGACGGACGGGATTCCCATTCGGCCCGGTGTCCGCGAGACCTGCGAGGCGCTCGGGATCGACCCCTGGACGACGACGACCGGCGGCACGCTCGTGCTTTCCGTCGATCCCGATCACACCGGCGACGTCGTCGCCGCGCTCGAATCCGAGGGCACGCCCGTCGGCGTCGCGGGAACAGTCGAGTCGGGATCGGGCGTCGTGGTCGACGGCGAGGCAATCTCACACCCGGACGTCGACCCCTCGTGGGCGGCCTACGCGGAACTCGCGCGGGCGGCCGGCGAGGAATAA